In Treponema sp. OMZ 798, the following proteins share a genomic window:
- a CDS encoding YoaK family protein, producing MPGRLKDLRFKIWIAFLTLLSGFINVGALLSFSLPVSHHTGNVSHLALSIGNKNIEEALALIFIILAFFAGAFLSGLLFHERKFALKKRYGILLMSLALIFLSLALFKTQVPKNLKTSALSFAAGVQNAMFIFYGDILVRTTHITGYLTDAAFALAMCLRGKKDKFRFFLFYSLNILFFLSGGIIASLIKTDSFFLIAAGLYFIAGLYYFVMRKKGKAS from the coding sequence ATGCCCGGCCGCTTAAAAGACTTGAGATTTAAAATATGGATAGCCTTTTTAACCCTCTTATCGGGTTTTATAAATGTGGGGGCTCTTCTAAGCTTTTCTTTGCCTGTAAGCCATCATACGGGAAACGTGAGTCATCTCGCCCTTTCAATCGGAAATAAAAACATTGAAGAAGCTTTAGCCCTTATTTTCATTATTCTTGCCTTTTTTGCAGGAGCTTTTTTGTCGGGCCTCTTGTTCCACGAAAGAAAATTTGCATTAAAAAAAAGATACGGCATCTTATTGATGAGTCTTGCCTTAATTTTTTTAAGCTTGGCCTTGTTCAAAACCCAAGTGCCCAAAAACCTTAAAACATCAGCCCTAAGCTTTGCTGCCGGAGTTCAAAATGCCATGTTTATCTTTTATGGAGACATCCTTGTAAGAACCACCCACATAACGGGCTACCTCACAGATGCAGCCTTTGCATTGGCTATGTGCCTCCGAGGCAAAAAAGACAAATTCCGGTTTTTTTTATTTTACAGCCTTAACATTCTTTTTTTCTTAAGCGGAGGAATTATAGCAAGCCTTATCAAAACCGACTCGTTTTTTCTAATCGCAGCCGGGCTTTATTTTATTGCAGGCCTTTACTATTTTGTGATGAGGAAAAAAGGGAAAGCATCTTAA